A single genomic interval of Vanessa atalanta chromosome 12, ilVanAtal1.2, whole genome shotgun sequence harbors:
- the LOC125067804 gene encoding uncharacterized protein LOC125067804 isoform X2, with translation MMRHAATSAAWTAPGEVWEYVSQLVSSYHDQHDCQFASSAAESGACGSSTSSSTSSSSSSSSSSSSSSSDSDTADAAGGSAHTSPDDSNAALAAACQLQVIDDADLAELFPEQTSSAPAQQPNFSTFSVHNAAPENDDKSIADNGDGSSSEMELTPQLVTAAIQRATADSSGSENECSNSDTVHQNTSHYASSLLQQFVAQTQLLSSTVPLTTINAAATPSLQCGITSNSIEGVGTITDCVLGQINNLPEIPPIASNYLNNTQHLSPQQTEELSQINKALDEITSVTESVVLTIPSAPGLDDCVDNNDFMNLDITSGGSELGSASDLLKSSPITVVGPDTGSVSQIESQKLDTISTNSVESQEDVKNIVIESRRKRGRPRKVRKVDEFENKGTESQKQVKAKVNVINDFHNNNDPPNVSPDSGILSNHNSPTHSPLRRHDIDESNSRHSRKSTHKENNIGERKSARSKSKTRSRTHNRSDSSDCDFQKKRLENEIKQIKTEAPSPIPLKQEQNKYEKNKKNDHKLDIAALDRMLYATDRVLYPPRKKVGRKPQNKTKNTKTTPKTLRDKNQFDSADSDDDSLPSNRSVLSGVYAKRKEVNSKLANLPKNNKNSKVINNSWRDHQSENEAAADDPLDPTWKQIDLNPKYKDILSGYKSDHEFKPYKSCSRLIESGYKSDYGCRSGYKSDCYRSGYKSDHKSGYKSDKSGYKTDYSVRSMRRRMRKLKKTRSVRNRSYYKYQKHFVSDKEILVLSNKTFSSLTLGHSSSDSECETYLRKPNASPKYVSVCTKYPLPSKYNYGFTKNNPKHILRLNSSDPFAPGPVFSGLQRPVTTYNIFKVSHNNNNTLLKSPSKTRYTGSPLPSLKPVFTHKFGVSPICTGSKLTSAKKEDSLRHFTRTLSPKNRKQVKKDSPNAKRENISKSLPSCFEKAKNTYIPNKSLSRNVFLNFKKPHIKPTYNVKKHRRTVVLAPPKINLKQTERPSRITIKTESKHHRHRSKRRHRSRSVSRCRESYTNRNSVDSVDQKFSQDMDSLISNFIKLCQIAPKFMTNISQVPQKAAEKEKPTEQAPTKVIKRASKKRKTSDNQEIVTPTSKRRHKKQLTESQNKGKDTNEHKLPLKKRHYHINSSTSNSLSLSLVTAEFDENSKTDLSSDKFLCTETDCMGDIHNNITEESSKQKAIAEKGKKGSDNSKNNVNNIQDSKTQNCESLPKSLKSNANAGELSSKHNDTTPTDTSQPSNNIDDDLTIQKPTAEQSELSKKIYETSEKLKAVHKMVHDLEKCLPKSKECEAKTESSKNDPHRISSPRSEKRLSPMRNTAPIATPKKRHRLEADKVISHSSLDQVVQSLSKKLSEEKSVNPNVSKDINQNTSIEDSKESEKSTEMSTDQNNQSNTSTIDPLKSMSARSLYKSSIPPAQKSEIMTRKKNRLEGLTSNLVSKINPSAATKVLDTLLNNNIRKSIESRILEKEKNSYDGVKNLCEEKIKGKDSPQMNTRASVIKSPVSKGKVIETKKTKTIEVTAEQSVVVNVDNPTGIFEPSVDLEDQIPKSSICVSVFVDSAKGKNKTKGMDCKSSNALLSPIDTEAEIPLALISETPDPIIRPKRGESIAAVLSDKIQETASGHNLRQTKRNLNTENDDTNDKKKKKTSNNLIRESKLVLPTKVIVPKISTEKISIMDSIKKSALNTKTAESTDSVDNKIVETKKRTRRRKAINRTGFPSIKKKKKKIEPSSTLNICSDHFTSEDTDHSAFERVPKDGEAMSSFLERTTVKKPELKIVLNKDELPKQGRLTVVALEKLQGKDVLADNNKVLPTDKKTSEKKIGSSSILRAPALQLKQSKSDKEIKNHINKWEVLSESDSIPSLTSSLGNDPEDSIPLSLLNLKAHKNTSRLDNLERLKRKTRAMSPSHEIEEIFSKRKNVEKSTKVGLRPKSSLAILYPSERRLTRSSDNTADDGKTGTKKIENKKSTIENVSEKGAKPMSIANRRKSRSCTTSKKTHEIHSSSRDSSLDTVISRRITSKSREPSLDTLHDHDENDPLPLNEKEIDFEKSIDVLSKNIICKKRVASSRDESPVNGVDGREKPVVSKKNPRLRKKFLVAGLFSDYYKEDPKPDGKGKNLVTQTEFPPGLLAPPPYCERWVRRTPQYFTLPYDIWWEQHYNQPVPSWNYKKIRTNVYYDVKPSAEECESVACNCAQSSGCNEDCINRLVFSECSPQLCPCGDKCKNQRIQRHEWASGLEKFMTENKGWGVRTKHMIKSGDFILEYVGEVVSDKEFKERMATRYARDTHHYCLHLDGGLVIDGHRMGGDGRFVNHSCRPNCEMQKWTANGTFRMALFALRDIDPDEELTYDYNFSLFNPAVGQPCKCDSEDCRGVIGGKSQRITKQPLKTQSRTPSNASNQSNNSNGNQPRVGRPRKAVKCNKKSEQQSVTACDIKNMTILKYQQHLNKLWQEPQMKPLTAKERTLVKERHCFLFRNLENVRRIRERLSLPIPPSPPSHADTPAPAPAQPPPSAPSAPVVTNVNPLALPDTMNPTVFLKRLQTLRASKEENVKELARLESDSTLDVKTRLGRVYKALYNSVVAVKDDEDKSVSALLLKLKLGQSKTDTGYTHDLNTIKNNIDSGQYETVAQFDGDMNGFFSSVIREHGRFTSLGTAATQLKKVYNATKSDFAEYLTKILGPNESLPTGFIQKTKPEEVILCICGLHVEEGLMVQCGRCGVWQHARCVRLADAKRQHHCHYCSPKPVDREIPLDEYTEEGHQFYLSLMRGDLQVRQGDTVYVLRDIPIDDKRPDVSQKNGDKNESPKTKRLDRKKLKIAKGKDKNDETTQNKEGEVRKHTYQTIGEVPVSELDIFRVERLWKHKDTQERYVYGHHYLRPHETFHEPTRKFFHNEVMRVPLYEAVPIELVMSQCWVMDLNTYCKGRPVGASEEHVYICELRVDRSARLFTRVSRPKYPLCTKPYAFDHFPTRLKLTRTYAPHEVSPEYLKGRAAKSSAPTDKAKNTQEVKKKPTTTTMSTTTPKALTPSARREQQKERVNNIARRLLARGGQRGALDASYLLAPRVARAPRRPRARPS, from the exons ttcGCATCATCAGCGGCTGAGAGCGGCGCATGCGGGAGTAGTACGTCATCGTCAActtcgtcatcatcatcgtcatcgtccTCATCCTCATCATCGTCTTCTGATTCCGACACTGCGGATGCTGCTGGCGGTTCCGCACACACGTCGCCCGATGATTCTAACGCTGCTCTCGCGGCCGCTTGCCAATTGCAG GTCATCGACGATGCGGACCTTGCGGAACTATTTCCAGAACAAACATCGAGCGCGCCGGCGCAACAGCCCAATTTCTCGACCTTCTCTGTTCATAACGCTGCACCTGAAAACGATGACAAATCTATTGCAGATAATG gagaTGGCTCAAGTAGTGAAATGGAATTAACACCACAACTCGTAACAGCTGCAATACAAAGGGCAACTGCAGACTCATCGGGTTCAGAAAATGAGTGTTCAAATTCGGATACTGTTCATCAAAACACTTCACATTACGCGTCCAGTTTATTGCAACAATTTGTCGCTCAGACACAATTATTAAGTAGTACAGTTCCACTCACCACCATCAATGCTGCGGCAACTCCGTCTTTACAGTGTGGTATCACATCAAACTCTATTGAAGGCGTTGGAACGATCACTGATTGTGTTTTAgggcaaataaataatttgcctGAAATTCCTCCCATTGcttcaaattatttgaataatactcAGCATTTAAGTCCACAGCAGACAGAAGAGCTTTCCCAAATAAACAAAGCTCTTGATGAAATAACGTCCGTCACAGAATCTGTAGTGTTAACAATACCAAGTGCTCCAGGTCTGGATGATTGTGTGGATAATAACGACTTCATGAACTTGGATATAACATCAGGTGGTTCAGAACTTGGTAGTGCAAGTGACCTATTAAAAAGTTCACCTATAACAGTTGTTGGCCCTGATACAGGTTCGGTTAGTCAAATAGAGTCTCAAAAACTAGATACAATTAGTACAAACTCTGTTGAATCTCAGGAAGatgttaaaaatatcgttattgAATCTAGAAGGAAAAGAGGTCGTCCCCGTAAAGTACGAAAGGTGGACGAATTTGAGAACAAAGGTACTGAATCTCAAAAACAAGTTAAAGCCAAAGTTAATGTAATTAACgactttcataataataatgatccGCCGAATGTTTCTCCTGATTCAGGAATTTTGTCTAACCACAACTCACCCACACATTCACCATTGCGAAGACACGATATTGATGAGAGTAATAGTAGGCATAGTCGAAAGTCCAcccataaagaaaataatatcggCGAGCGAAAAAGTGCACGCTCTAAATCAAAAACACGAAGCAGAACGCACAATAGGTCTGATTCAAGTGATTGTGATTTCCAGAAAAAACGGTTAGAAAAtgaaattaagcaaataaaaactgAAGCTCCTTCTCCTATTCCGCTTAAacaagaacaaaataaatatgaaaaaaataaaaagaatgatCACAAACTCGATATAGCAGCCTTAGATAGGATGTTATATGCTACTGACAGAGTTTTATACCCGCCAAGAAAGAAAGTAGGAAGAAAAccgcaaaataaaacaaaaaatactaaaaccaCACCAAAAACTTTAAGGGATAAAAATCAATTCGATTCAGCAGACAGTGATGATGATTCATTACCGTCTAATAGATCTGTTTTATCTGGTGTTTACGCCAAAAGAAAGGAAGTAAATAGCAAACTGGCtaatttacctaaaaataacaaaaatagtaaGGTGATAAATAATTCATGGAGAGATCATCAAAGTGAAAATGAAGCGGCCGCTGATGATCCGCTTGACCCGACCTGGAAACAAATTGACCTCAATcctaaatataaagatattcttTCTGGTTATAAAAGTGATCACGAATTTAAACCATATAAAAGTTGTAGTAGATTAATAGAATCAGGTTATAAAAGTGATTATGGTTGCAGATCAGGATATAAAAGTGATTGCTATAGATCTGGTTATAAAAGCGATCATAAATCTGGGTACAAAAGTGATAAATCTGGCTATAAAACAGATTATAGTGTCAGAAGTATGCGAAGACGGATGCGGAAGTTGAAGAAAACGCGTTCCGTTAGAAACAGATCCTACTATAAATATCAAAAGCATTTCGTATCTGATAAAGAAATTTTAGTATTgtcaaataaaacttttagtagTCTTACTTTAGGTCACAGCTCCAGTGATTCTGAATGTGAGACCTACTTACGTAAACCAAACGCTAGTCCGAAATATGTAAGCGTCTGTACAAAATATCCGTTaccatcaaaatataattatggctttacaaaaaataatccaaAGCACATTCTAAGATTAAATTCTTCGGACCCATTTGCACCCGGTCCTGTGTTTAGTGGTTTGCAGAGGCCGGTAACGACATATAATATCTTCAAAGTGAgtcataataacaataatacctTATTGAAATCCCCTTCAAAAACCCGTTACACTGGGAGCCCTCTGCCATCGCTGAAGCCAGTTTTTACTCATAAATTTGGTGTTTCACCAATTTGCACCGGTTCTAAATTGACTAGTGCAAAAAAAGAAGACAGCTTAAGACATTTTACTAGAACACTTTCTCCAAAAAATCGAAAGCAAGTAAAAAAAGATTCTCCGAATGCAAAACgagaaaatatttctaaatcctTACCCAGTTGTTTTGAAAAAgctaaaaatacatacattccGAATAAATCATTGTCGAGAAatgtttttttgaattttaaaaagccGCATATAAAACCAACATATAACGTTAAAAAACATAGAAGGACAGTTGTATTAGCACctcctaaaataaatttaaaacaaactgaACGACCATCAAGAATAACCATTAAAACTGAAAGTAAACATCACAGGCATCGTAGTAAGAGAAGACATCGCTCAAGATCGGTTTCGAGGTGTCGTGAATCTTATACGAATCGGAATTCTGTAGATTCAGTTGATCAAAAATTTAGTCAAGATATGGACAGCTTAATATCAAACTTTATAAAACTATGTCAAATTGCTCCTAAATTTATGACAAATATATCACAAGTTCCGCAAAAGGCAGCAGAAAAAGAAAAGCCCACGGAACAAGCTCCAACAAAAGTAATCAAAAGAGCTTCAAAGAAAAGGAAAACGTCAGATAATCAGGAAATTGTTACTCCCACGTCAAAACGAAGacacaaaaaacaattaactgAATCTCAAAATAAAGGTAAAGATACAAATGAACATAAATTACCTTTGAAAAAGAgacattatcatataaattctTCTACAAGTAACTCATTAAGTCTGAGCTTAGTAAcagccgaatttgatgaaaattctAAGACCGATCTTAGTTCAGACAAATTTTTATGCACTGAAACTGATTGCATGGgagatatacataataatattacagaaGAATCTTCCAAACAAAAAGCAATAGCAGAAAAAGGAAAAAAAGGTAGTGATAATTCTAAAAACAATGTAAACAATATTCAAGATTCTAAAACTCAGAATTGTGAATCTTTACCTAAATCATTGAAGTCGAACGCTAATGCAGGAGAATTATCGTCTAAACATAATGACACAACTCCCACTGATACTAGTCAGCCCTCAAACAATATTGATGATGATCTGACTATTCAAAAACCCACGGCTGAACAGTCAGAACTTTCTaaaaaaatttatgaaacatcAGAAAAGCTTAAAGCTGTTCACAAGATGGTTCATGATCTTGAAAAATGCTTACCAAAATCCAAAGAATGCGAAGCAAAAACAGAGTCTTCAAAAAATGATCCTCATAGAATATCATCACCTAGATCAGAAAAAAGATTGTCGCCAATGCGTAATACAGCCCCTATTGCGACACCAAAAAAGCGTCATAGACTAGAAGCTGACAAAGTTATATCACATTCTAGTTTAGATCAAGTTGTACAGTCATTGTCTAAAAAACTATCCGAAGAAAAATCTGTAAACCCAAATGTTTCTAAGGATATCAATCAAAACACATCAATAGAAGACAGCAAGGAGTCTGAAAAATCAACAGAAATGTCCACAGATCAGAATAATCAGTCTAATACATCAACTATAGACCCACTTAAAAGTATGTCAGCGCgttctttatataaaagttcAATTCCACCCGCACAAAAATCTGAAATAATGACACGCAAAAAGAATAGACTTGAGGGTCTGACAAGTAATTTAGTGTCAAAAATAAATCCAAGCGCAGCGACTAAAGTCTTAGATAcgcttttaaataacaatattagaaAATCAATTGAATCTCGTATTCTAGAAAAGGAGAAAAACAGTTATGATGGCGTTAAAAATTTATgtgaagaaaaaattaaaggcAAAGACTCACCGCAAATGAACActagagccagtgtaattaaatcACCCGTATCTAAAGGAAAAGTTATAGaaactaaaaaaacaaaaacaatagaaGTTACTGCGGAACAATCTGTAGTCGTTAATGTTGATAATCCCACGGGTATATTTGAACCTTCAGTTGATTTAGAAGATCAAATACCAAAGTCATCAATTTGCGTTAGTGTTTTTGTAGACAGTGCTAAAGGCAAAAACAAAACCAAAGGAATGGATTGCAAAAGTTCAAATGCATTGTTATCTCCAATAGACACCGAGGCAGAAATACCTCTCGCGTTAATATCTGAAACACCTGATCCTATAATCAGGCCGAAACGAGGCGAGTCCATTGCAGCTGTTTTATCTGATAAAATTCAAGAGACTGCTAGTGGTCATAATTTACGTCAAACTAAGAGAAATCTGAATACTGAAAATGACGACACAAAtgataagaaaaagaaaaagactTCTAATAATCTAATAAGAGAAAGCAAGTTAGTGCTACCGACAAAAGTGATAGTTCCTAAAATATCAACAGAGAAAATATCAATTAtggattcaattaaaaaatctgCCTTAAATACCAAAACAGCTGAAAGTACCGACTCGGTGGATAATAAAATCGTAGAGACTAAAAAAAGAACACGAAGGCGTAAAGCTATTAATAGAACTGGTTTTCCTAGcattaaaaagaagaagaagaaaatagAACCAAGcagtacattaaatatttgctcCGACCATTTTACATCAGAAGACACTGATCATTCAGCATTTGAAAGGGTACCCAAAGATGGTGAAGCTATGAGCAGTTTTCTTGAACGCACGACAGTTAAGAAACCGGAGTTAAAAATAGTTCTGAATAAAGATGAGCTACCGAAGCAGGGTAGATTGACCGTTGTTGCTCTCGAAAAATTACAAGGAAAGGATGTTTTAGCAGATAATAATAAAGTTCTACCTACAGACAAGAAAACTAGTGAGAAAAAGATTGGAAGTTCATCAATTTTAAGAGCACCTGCTTTACAACTCAAACAAAGTAAGAGcgacaaagaaattaaaaatcatatcaatAAATGGGAAGTGCTTAGTGAAAGCGATAGTATTCCGTCATTAACTAGTTCCTTAGGAAACGACCCAGAAGACAGTATCCCATTaagtttattgaatttaaaagctCATAAAAACACTAGTCGTTTAGATAACTTGGAAAgattgaaaagaaaaacaagGGCTATGTCACCATCACATGaaattgaagaaatattttcaaagcgCAAAAATGTCGAAAAATCTACAAAAGTGGGCTTGAGACCAAAATCGAGCTTGGCCATTTTGTATCCTAGCGAACGCAGACTTACTAGGAGTTCTGATAATACAGCTGATGATGGAAAAACGGGGACCAAAAAGATCGAAAACAAGAAATCGACCATAGAAAATGTTTCAGAAAAAGGTGCAAAGCCAATGAGCATAGCCAACAGACGAAAATCGAGGTCGTGCACGACTAGTAAAAAAACTCACGAAATACATTCTAGCTCACGTGACAGTTCATTGGATACGGTAATTAGTCGCAGGATAACATCTAAATCTCGTGAACCTTCGTTAGATACCCTTCATGATCATGATGAAAATGACCCATTACCATTAAATGAAAAGGAAATTGATTTCGAGAAAAGTATCGACGTTCTTTCTAAgaacattatttgtaaaaaacggGTTGCCTCATCACGCGACGAGAGTCCAGTTAATGGTGTCGATGGAAGGGAAAAACCTGTCGTGTCCAAAAAAAATCCTCGACTGCGAAAAAAGTTTTTGGTAGCTGGTCTGTTTTCAGATTATTACAAAGAAGA TCCAAAACCAGATGGAAAAGGAAAGAATCTAGTGACTCAAACAGAATTTCCACCAGGTTTGCTAGCACCACCGCCATATTGTGAACGTTGGGTGCGCCGTACACCACAATATTTTACTCTACCTTACGATATTTGGTGGGAACAACATTATAATCAGCCAGTACCATCTTGGAACTATAAAAAGATTCGCACAA atgTTTACTACGACGTGAAGCCCTCAGCAGAAGAGTGCGAGAGTGTGGCTTGCAATTGCGCGCAATCTTCAGGGTGTAATGAAGATTGCATCAACAGGCTCGTGTTCTCCGAATGTTCACCGCAATTATGTCCTTGCGG agataaatgtaaaaatcaacgaatacaacGTCACGAATGGGCATCAGGCTTGGAGAAGTTCATGACAGAGAACAAAGGCTGGGGCGTGCGTACCAAGCACATGATAAAGTCTGGAGACTTCATACTCGAGTACGTCGGTGAAGTCGTCTCTGATAAAGAATTTAAG GAGCGCATGGCGACTCGCTACGCTCGCGACACGCACCACTACTGCCTGCACCTGGACGGGGGGCTCGTCATCGACGGACACCGCATGGGAGGCGACGGACGCTTCGTCAACCACTCCTGCAGACCCAATTGCGAGATGCAAAAGTGGACCGCTAACG GTACATTCAGAATGGCTTTATTTGCACTTCGCGATATAGATCCAGATGAGGAATTAACTTATGACTACAACTTTTCACTATTCAATCCTGCTGTTGGTCAG cCCTGCAAATGTGACTCAGAAGACTGTCGTGGTGTTATTGGAGGCAAATCACAAAGAATCACTAAGCAACCGCTTAAAACACAATCAAGAACACCATCTAATGCGTCCAACCAATCAAATAATTCGAACGGTAATCAGCCACGAGTAGGCCGGCCAAGGAAAGCTGTGAAATGCAATAAAAAGTCAGAGCAGCAGAGCGTCACTGCTTGCGATATTAAAAACATGACGATACTGAAATATCAACAACATTTAAACAAGTTGTGGCAGGAGCCGCAAATGAAGCCTCTAACGGCAAAAGAGAGGACCTTAGTCAAAGAACGTCACTGTTTCCTGTTCAGAAACTTGGAAaat GTTCGACGTATCCGAGAGCGCCTGTCGCTACCCATCCCCCCCTCCCCGCCGTCACACGCGGACACGCCCGCACCGGCGCCCGCGCAGCCGCCGCCCTCCGCGCCCAGCGCTCCCGTCGTCACTAACGTTAATCCCCTCGCCCTACCCGACACCATGAATCCGACAGTGTTTCTCAAAAGATTGCAGACCTTGCGCGCATCGAAGGAGGAGAATGTGAAAGAACTGGCGCGTCTAGAAAGTGACTCTACGCTCGATGTAAAAACTCGGCTGGGAAGAGTTTACAAAGCCCTGTACAACTCTGTCGTGGCTGTTAAAG ATGATGAAGATAAATCTGTTTCTGCTCTTCTGCTGAAACTTAAGCTCGGTCAATCCAAGACAGATACAGGATATACACATGATTtgaacacaataaaaaataatatagatagtgGTCAGTATGAAACAGTGGCGCAGTTTGACGGAGACATGAACGGCTTTTTCTCCAGCGTCATACGTGAACACGGAAGATTTACTTCTTTAGGTACAGCTGCTACACAGCTCAAAAag gtttacaaTGCAACGAAATCAGACTTCGCAGAGTATTTAACCAAAATTCTTGGGCCCAACGAGTCTCTACCAACTGGATTCATACAAAAGACAAAACCCg AGGAGGTGATCTTGTGCATCTGCGGCCTGCATGTGGAGGAGGGGCTGATGGTGCAGTGCGGGCGGTGCGGCGTGTGGCAACACGCGCGCTGCGTGCGACTCGCCGACGCCAAGCGCCAACACCACTGCCACTACTGCAGCCCCAAACCG gtCGATCGTGAAATTCCTCTCGACGAATATACCGAAGAGGGTCATCAATTCTATCTATCGCTAATGCGGGGTGACTTACAAGTACGCCAAGGCGATACAGTGTACGTGCTTCGAGATATTCCAATAGACGACAAACGCCCAGATGTAAGTCAGAAAAATGGTGATAAGAACGAGTCCCCTAAAACTAAACGATTGGACAGAAAAAAACTCAAGATCGCTAAAGGAAAAGATAAAAATGATGAAACTACTCAAAATAAG GAAGGGGAAGTGCGTAAACATACATATCAGACAATCGGTGAGGTTCCGGTTTCGGAGCTGGATATCTTCCGAGTGGAGCGGCTCTGGAAACATAAAGATACTCAAGAGAGATACGTTTATGGTCACCACTACTTACGACCGCACGAGACCTTCCACGAGCCGACTAGGAA gttCTTCCATAATGAAGTGATGAGAGTACCACTGTATGAGGCTGTACCCATAGAACTTGTGATGTCACAGTGCTGGGTTATGGACTTGAATACATATTGCAAG GGTCGGCCAGTGGGTGCATCCGAGGAGCACGTATACATCTGCGAGCTACGCGTGGACCGCTCCGCGAGACTTTTTACACGCGTGTCTAGACCCAAATACCCGTTGTGCACCAAGCCATACGCTTTCGATCACTTTCCTACGCGTCTCAAACTGACAAGAACTTATGCA CCTCATGAAGTGTCCCCTGAGTACCTTAAAGGTCGTGCTGCTAAAAGTTCTGCACCAACTGATAAAGCTAAAAATACTCAAGAAGTTAAGAAAAAACCAACGACAACAACAATGTCTACTACAACTCCTAag GCGCTGACACCAAGTGCCCGTCGCGAACAACAGAAGGAGCGCGTGAACAACATCGCCCGGCGCCTCCTCGCCCGCGGCGGCCAGCGCGGCGCACTCGACGCGTCGTACCTGCTGGCGCCGCGCGTGGCCCGCGCCCCGCGCCGCCCCCGCGCGCGCCCCTCCTGA